Part of the Ammoniphilus sp. CFH 90114 genome, AATGGCTTCCATGATCGCAATCCCTTTTTTTCCAACCCACCATTGACTAACAAAGCCAATTAGAGAGATAATCAAAAAGATATAGATTACACCTGAGCCCGGAAACTCCGGAAGGGGAATAAACGCAGACAATGAGTGCAGCCAATGATAGATGAGATAGAGTACATAAAAGGTAATTCCAATCGGTACAGTAACCATTAGTCCGCTAAAGAGAATCTTCTTCAACACTTTCGTCTCCTTTATTTCCATATTCATTCTTTAATGTATACGTACAACCAGATCACAAGTTTCACGGAGGGAACAACCATGGAAATTTATATAGGTAGTATCTTATCCGCCTTAGCTACTGGAGTCGGTGCTCTACCCATTCTCTTCTTTAAAGAAGTCACCCATCGCTGGCGTGATATTCTACTAGCGTTGACTGCAGGCGTGATGATGGCCGCTGCAACATTTAGTCTCATCCCAGAAGCGCTAGCGTTATCTAATATTTTCGTATTATGCTTTGGAGTGTTATTAGGGACGGTTTCCTTAACGATCTTGGAACGATACATACCACACATGGATCTCGAGCATACCCGCTTTAATATAGCTATGGATCAGAAAGCTCTTTTAGTCCTGACTGCAATTACTCTACATAATCTGCCAGAAGGATTGTCAGTTGGAGTGAGTTACGCCAGTGGGCATGAAGAATTAGGCGGGCTTATCGCCTTTGCCATTGGGATTCAGAACGCACCCGAAGGCTTTCTTATTGCACTCTTCCTCATTAATCAGCAGGTAGGCCGATGGAAAGCCTTCTTCCTCGCCTCCATGACGGGTGCTGTAGAGATCGTGACAGCCGTTATGGGCTACCATCTAACCTCCTATGTATCTGGCCTTGTCCCCTATGGACTGTCCTTTGCTGCAGGAGCCATGCTCTATATCGTGTATAAGGAATTAATCCCCGAGAGCCATGGTGACGGACATGAAACAGGTGCTACCTTCTCTTTTATTATCGGGCTATTAATTATGGTCAGCTTGATTCAATGGTTTGGATAGAGGGTGAGTTTTAGAGTGAGTTGAGGTTTGGAAACCAAAATAGAGGCAAGGTTTTCCGTTATTTTGGAAAGTTAGATCAAAACACGCAAAATAAGGGGAGATTTTTCCCCTATTCTTCTAAAAGAGACTCCTAGATGTCCTTTTTTTCAAATTAGCGGGAAATCGTTCCCTTATTTACCGACTTTTCCTCAGCTTTAACAAAATAAGGGGAAAATTTCCCCTTATTTAGTCTTCTTCACCGAACACCTCTATGATATCTTCAGTGAAGGTCGTCTTTTCCCCTGCATTGTAACGATCGATCATTCGATCTAGGAATTGCTCAAACATGCCATTATAGAAAGTAGATGAAAATTGTCCCTTCTCCCCTTCTCCGTATTGGAACACGACCTCATCTGGCTGTTCTAACAAGTGGTTCCAATCCTTCTTTAAGAGGGCAATATAAAACTCCCCATTGGCATTGCGAAGGCGAAATCCAATGACGGATTGTCCTTCTAATTCCCCACCATCGAAGTCAAGCGTGGCCTGAGTAGCTCCATCTAGCAATTTCTTAAAATGTTCAGCAGCCTGCGGGACCTGACAATGAAGAATGGCATCCCCCTCTGCTTCATTATATTCCAACTCTGTCTGTTGACTGATATGATATATCTCCCATTCCATCGTTCAAAAAACTCCTTACTTATTTATATATGGTTCATGTCTATGGTAATCTTCTCCACGTAGAATTGCAAATCCTAACTAGACCCACAGGGTCGAAACACGATATAGTAGAGGGACGGACTCGACTTTGTTAGAAGCAGGGAAATAATATGACACATTTTCTTTATGATATATTCAAACGAGACGGACACTTGTCTAAACGACTTCAGCCTTACCAACCGCGTAAGGCTCAATTTCGCATGGCAAGAACCGTATGGGAAAGTTTATCTTCTAGTCAACACGGTTTGATTGAAGCGGGAACCGGCACGGGAAAATCGTTCGGTTATGCCCTCCCCG contains:
- a CDS encoding ZIP family metal transporter, which encodes MEIYIGSILSALATGVGALPILFFKEVTHRWRDILLALTAGVMMAAATFSLIPEALALSNIFVLCFGVLLGTVSLTILERYIPHMDLEHTRFNIAMDQKALLVLTAITLHNLPEGLSVGVSYASGHEELGGLIAFAIGIQNAPEGFLIALFLINQQVGRWKAFFLASMTGAVEIVTAVMGYHLTSYVSGLVPYGLSFAAGAMLYIVYKELIPESHGDGHETGATFSFIIGLLIMVSLIQWFG